The nucleotide sequence TGCCGTTCAGAGCCGGAATCACTTTACCTACAGCTTTGGCTGCGCCGGTAGAGGACGGGATGATGTTCTGAGACGCGCCGCGGCCGCCGCGCCAGTCTTTGTGAGACGGGCCGTCAACGGTTTTCTGCGTAGCGGTAGTGGCGTGAACGGTGGTCATCAGTGCTTCGACGATACCGAATTTGTCGTTGATGACTTTAGCCAGCGGCGCCAGGCAGTTGGTGGTGCAGGACGCGTTAGACACGATGTCCTGACCATCGTAAGCGGCGTGGTTAACACCCATAACGAACATCGGGGTATCGTCTTTGGACGGACCGGTCAAAACCACTTTCTTGGCGCCAGCCTGAATGTGTTTGCGAGCGGTTTCGTCGGTCAGGAAGATACCGGTTGCTTCAGCAACAACATCAACACCGATTTCGTTCCACTTCAGGTTAGCCGGATCTCTCTCAGCGGTAACACGGATGGTTTTGCCGTTGACAACCAGGTGGCCGTCTTTCACTTCAACGGTGCCGTTGAAACGACCATGAGTGGAGTCATACTTCAGCATATACGCCATGTAATCCGCATCCAGCAAATCGTTGATAGCAACGATTTCGATGTCAGAACGCTCCTGGGCAGCGCGGAAAACGATACGGCCAATGCGGCCAAACCCGTTGATACCTACTTTGATAGTCATATATTCCACCAGCTATTGGTTTGTGAATAAAAGGTTGGTTGTAAAATTACAAAAACCTTACTGAGCGTCAAGCGGAATCGTGTCAATCGTTGCGGTAAGTCAAAAGTCCGTTCAACAGTTGCGCGATAAACCGCTATCAGCCTAATTAAAGGGCATAACCCAATCATATGAGGAATACACAGGCATGAAAACACCCGCCATAGATGCAATTGTGACGGGGGTCACAATTAAAAGTGCCTTTGTCACGTGGGGCTAAGTGTAGGTCAAAATAGGCTGTGGTGGTGTTAATTTTTTGTTAGAATTACGCCTCGCCGTTCTGGTGGAAAAATCGTGTTTCAGCGAGAATCTGATGACCAAAACAACTGCTTCCCAACGTAATCTGGATGAGTTAACCGACCTGCAGCGGCACGTTACGCAGCAGCGGGGAACGGAAAGTCCTTACACCGGTAAACTGCTGCATAACAAGCGCACCGGCGTTTATCATTGCCTGTGTTGCCACCAGCCGCTGTTTTATTCCGACCACAAGTATGACTCCGGCTGCGGCTGGCCAAGTTTCGATCGCCCAGTGGCGGAGGACGCTATCCGCTATCTGGAAGACGACTCTCACCATATGCAGCGTATCGAAATCCGCTGCGGTCATTGCGATGCGCATCTGGGGCATGTGTTCCCCGATGGCCCTCAGGACACCACCGGCGAGCGTTATTGTGTGAATTCTGTGTCGCTCAGCTTTATCGATACGGAAAACGGTCAACAGACAGATGGTTAGCCGCGCTAATGTAATACTTTAACTTGAAACGTTTCAGCTAAAATCTGACTTCAGGCACAAAAAATATGCAACTGGATGATTTAATAAACAGCATGACCCCGGAAATTTATCAGCGTCTGGTCACGGCGGTGGAGCTGGGAAAATGGCCGGATGGGGTGACCCTGACGGCGGACCAAAAAGAAAATGCGTTGCAGATGGTTATGCTGTGGCAGGCGCGTAATAACGCCGAGGCGGATCACATGACAATCAACACCCGTGGTGAAATCGAAATGAAAAGCAAGCAGGAGCTCAAGCAGCGTTTTGCCGGCGATACTATCACCACACTGAAGCCGCAGGACTAAAGGTGATCACGCCAGCATCGGCACCTGGCGTGACGCGCGCATGCATTACTGGCTGAGCGAGGCGATAAACGCGGGTAGCTCCGTCAGTGTGGCGCCGTGTTTCGCCATTACCTCCAGCACCTGCTGGCTATCTTTCAGGTGCAGGTTAACGCCGCGACAGCCGTCCGTCAGCACGTCGGTCTGATAACCCAACGCCAGCGCATCCAGCACGGTATATTTGACGCAGTAATCGGTTGCCAGCCCCATGATGGTCAGTTGAGTAATGTTCCTGGCTTTCAACCAATCATACAGCTCGGTACGGGTACGGTGGCCGTTGTCGAAAAATGCGCTGTAGCTGTCGATAAACGGATGCGTTCCTTTGCGTACCACCCAGTCTATCGCCTGCTGATTCAGCCGGGGATGGAAATCGGCGCCGGGCGAACCCTGTACGCAATGCACCGGCCACCAGACTTGCGGCAGGCCATCCAGTTCGCCCAAATCGCCCACCTGGGTGCCGGAATTGACGGCAAAACTGCGGTGATCCGCCGGGTGCCAGTCCTGGCAGGCAATTATCCGTACCCCGGCCTGCTGGCAGGCGGCGATAGCCTGATTCGCCACCGCAACCACGCTATCGCCGTCCGAGACAGCCAGCGCGCCGCCTGCACAGAAGTCGTTCTGGATATCCACCAGTAAGAGTGCTCGGTTCATATTGTGTTCTTCTTATTACTGTTTTTATGACCTGGATGTTGTGTGTGGGTTGCAGGTGATTTAATCCTTGTCGCTCAGTTCTCCGCGCAGGTTTTGCTGCATTAATTGACGAATCTGGTCAGGGGAAAGATCGTTCCTGCTCAGTAGATAATGCAGTTTCGTTAGTGCCGCTTCAACTGTCATATCAAACCCGCTGATGACGCCGGCCTGCGCCAGCGCATTGCCGGTGGCGTAACCATCCATGTTGACCCGCCCGGAAATGCATTGCGTCAGGTTAACCACCACGATGCCGCGTTCGGACGCGCGGCGCAGTTCATCAAGCAGGCCCGAGCTTTGGGGCGCGTTGCCGACGCCATATGAGCGCAGAATCAGCGCTTTTACCGGCTGGAGCAGGAAATTGCTCACCACATCGGCGGAAATACCCGGATAGATGGTCACTACGCCGATCGGCTGCGGGGTGATGGCATGGACGACCAACGGCCCGCTAATCGGGTCGGGGTTGGCTGGCGTCAGGCGGCGAATGTGGATGCCGGCTTCCAGCAGCGGCGGAAAGTTCGGAGAGGCAAAGGCGTCGAAACCGTCGGCGTGTGCTTTGGTGGTGCGGTTGCCGCGCAGCAGTTTGTTGTTGAAGAACAGGCTGACTTCGTTGACCGGGTGATTGGCCGCCACGTACAGCGCATTGAGCAAGTTGGTTTGCCCGTCGGAGCGCAATTCCGCCAACGGGATTTGTGACCCTGTCACAATAACCGGTTTGGACAGGTTCTCCAGCATGAAGGACAGGGCGGACGCGGTGAATGCCATAGTGTCGGTGCCATGCAGAATCACGAAGCCATCGTATTGGTCATAGTGCTGCTGGATGTCGTTTGCAATCGATTGCCAGTCAGACGGCGTCATATCGGATGAGTCGATCAGCGGTATGTATTCGTGAATCGTGAACGAAGGCATTTCCGGACGATGAAATTCCGGCATCTGCGCCAGTTGCTGTTGCAGGTGGCCGGAAACCGGGATGTAACCGTGAGCGGAGCGTTGCATACCGATGGTACCGCCGGTATAGGCGACATAAATGGATTTCTTTTGCATGGATAGTCTGGGCCGGGACACTGTTGGTTAGAGAAACGGTTAGCCGTGAAAGGCTGAAATTATAAAAAGGTTTCGGTGGTAAAAACAGCCCGGTTGAGCCGGGCTGTTCAGCGCAACGTTAACGCACGTCGCCGCAATTCAGGCACAGCGCGTAACGGTTTTGCGGATCGTTCAGCGCGTCCAGCACCGACGTTTGCGCGCGAACCGTCTGCGCCAACTGAGCCACCGGCGCCGGCACGATGGCCTGCAACGCGGAAGGCAGCATGGCGTAGACCGAGCTTCTGACCTGACTGAACATCGTATCAAGGAAGGCCGGTTCTCCGGAATACCAGCTCAGTTGATAATGTTCCAACTTGGCCAGTTCCGCCGCTTTCTTCACCGCGTCGTCAAAGTCGCCCAGTTGATCCACCAGTCCGTTGGTTTTGGCGTCGCTGCCGACCCAAACATGCCCCTGCGCGATCGCATCCACTTCCTGCGGCGTTTTCTTACGTGACTCCGCTACCAGTGAAATAAAGTTCTGATAACCGCGCTCGATATTGAGTTGCATCAGTTGGCTGGCTTCCGTCGGCAATGCCCTGGTCTGGGACAACGCGGCCAGCGGAGAGGTGGCAACACCGTCGGTATGTACGCCGATACTGTCCAGTGAATTTTCGAAGGTGGTGACCACGCCGAAAATCCCGATCGAGCCGGTCAGGGTGCTGGGACTGGCGATGATGGCGTTGGCCGGCGTAGAAATCCAGTAACCGCCGGAAGCCGCCATGCCGCCCATAGAAACCACCACCGGTTTGCCTGCCTGTCGCGCCGCCGCCAGTTCCGAACGAATCAGCTCAGAGGCGGTGACGCTGCCGCCGGGGCTGTTCACCCGCAGGACGATGGCTTTGACTTTCGGGTCCAGACGGGCGTCGCGGATCTGCGCCGCGGTGGTATCGCCGCCGACATACCCTGGGGTTTCCTTACCGTCTACGATGGTGCCGTTGGCAAACACCACGGCGATTTCGTTGGCGCTGGTAGCCGGCGGGGTCGGCGCGTAATCATAGATGCTGGTGAAATTAACGTTTTTGCTTTTGGCGTCCCACCCAAAGGCTTTGATGAATGACTGTTCAATCGCCGCACGGGATGCGACTTCGTCCACCAGCTTGTTTTCCAGCGCATAACGGGCGGTGTCGCCATTCAGCGCTTGCAGGCCGGCGAGCAGGTTTTCGGCGCCGGGGAACAGCTGTTGCGGCGTTATCTGGCGGTTGGCCGCCACGGTATCGAGATAATGCTGCCACAGGGTGGAAATCCAGCGACTATCAGCCTCACGCGCGTCCGGCGACATGTCGTCGCGGATGAACGGTTCGACCGCTGATTTGTAAGTGCCGACGCGGAAAATGTGCGTGGTGACCTTCAGCTTGTCCAGCAGTGTCTTGTAGTAAAGGTTATTGGTGGCGAAGCCTTGCAGGTCGATATTGCCCTGCGGGGTCAGGTAAATTTTGTTGGCAAAGCTGGCCAGGTAGTATTGCGTCTGGTTGAAGTTGTCGCCGACGGCGAAAATCGGTTTGCCGGCATCGCGGAATTCACGCAGCGCCTTGCCGATGTATTGCAGCGAAGGTTGATCCGCGCTGACAAAGTCGGACAGATCCATCACCATACCGGTAATGTTGCTGTCGTCTTTGGCCTGACGGATGCCGTCGACAATATCAAACAACGCATTTTCCTGATGACGGCTGGCGGACACGCCGAAGAACTCCCGTCCGAACTGACGCAGTTTGTTGTTGACGGACGGCTTATCCACCACCACGCCCGTTAGGTCCAGCAGTAACGCCCCCCGCGGCGGCTCAGCCTGCGGGGTTTTTAGCTGGCTATAGACCCCGATG is from Dickeya dianthicola NCPPB 453 and encodes:
- the gapA gene encoding glyceraldehyde-3-phosphate dehydrogenase yields the protein MTIKVGINGFGRIGRIVFRAAQERSDIEIVAINDLLDADYMAYMLKYDSTHGRFNGTVEVKDGHLVVNGKTIRVTAERDPANLKWNEIGVDVVAEATGIFLTDETARKHIQAGAKKVVLTGPSKDDTPMFVMGVNHAAYDGQDIVSNASCTTNCLAPLAKVINDKFGIVEALMTTVHATTATQKTVDGPSHKDWRGGRGASQNIIPSSTGAAKAVGKVIPALNGKLTGMAFRVPTPNVSVVDLTARLEKPATYKEICAAIKAASEGELKGVLGYTEDDVVSTDFNGEKLTSVFDAKAGIALSDTFVKLVSWYDNETGYSNKVLDLIAHISK
- the msrB gene encoding peptide-methionine (R)-S-oxide reductase MsrB, which gives rise to MTKTTASQRNLDELTDLQRHVTQQRGTESPYTGKLLHNKRTGVYHCLCCHQPLFYSDHKYDSGCGWPSFDRPVAEDAIRYLEDDSHHMQRIEIRCGHCDAHLGHVFPDGPQDTTGERYCVNSVSLSFIDTENGQQTDG
- a CDS encoding YeaC family protein, which encodes MQLDDLINSMTPEIYQRLVTAVELGKWPDGVTLTADQKENALQMVMLWQARNNAEADHMTINTRGEIEMKSKQELKQRFAGDTITTLKPQD
- the pncA gene encoding bifunctional nicotinamidase/pyrazinamidase, producing MNRALLLVDIQNDFCAGGALAVSDGDSVVAVANQAIAACQQAGVRIIACQDWHPADHRSFAVNSGTQVGDLGELDGLPQVWWPVHCVQGSPGADFHPRLNQQAIDWVVRKGTHPFIDSYSAFFDNGHRTRTELYDWLKARNITQLTIMGLATDYCVKYTVLDALALGYQTDVLTDGCRGVNLHLKDSQQVLEVMAKHGATLTELPAFIASLSQ
- the ansA gene encoding asparaginase is translated as MQKKSIYVAYTGGTIGMQRSAHGYIPVSGHLQQQLAQMPEFHRPEMPSFTIHEYIPLIDSSDMTPSDWQSIANDIQQHYDQYDGFVILHGTDTMAFTASALSFMLENLSKPVIVTGSQIPLAELRSDGQTNLLNALYVAANHPVNEVSLFFNNKLLRGNRTTKAHADGFDAFASPNFPPLLEAGIHIRRLTPANPDPISGPLVVHAITPQPIGVVTIYPGISADVVSNFLLQPVKALILRSYGVGNAPQSSGLLDELRRASERGIVVVNLTQCISGRVNMDGYATGNALAQAGVISGFDMTVEAALTKLHYLLSRNDLSPDQIRQLMQQNLRGELSDKD
- the sppA gene encoding signal peptide peptidase SppA, coding for MRTMWRIFSGIFRWGWRLLNFIREFILNLFLVFLILVGIGVYSQLKTPQAEPPRGALLLDLTGVVVDKPSVNNKLRQFGREFFGVSASRHQENALFDIVDGIRQAKDDSNITGMVMDLSDFVSADQPSLQYIGKALREFRDAGKPIFAVGDNFNQTQYYLASFANKIYLTPQGNIDLQGFATNNLYYKTLLDKLKVTTHIFRVGTYKSAVEPFIRDDMSPDAREADSRWISTLWQHYLDTVAANRQITPQQLFPGAENLLAGLQALNGDTARYALENKLVDEVASRAAIEQSFIKAFGWDAKSKNVNFTSIYDYAPTPPATSANEIAVVFANGTIVDGKETPGYVGGDTTAAQIRDARLDPKVKAIVLRVNSPGGSVTASELIRSELAAARQAGKPVVVSMGGMAASGGYWISTPANAIIASPSTLTGSIGIFGVVTTFENSLDSIGVHTDGVATSPLAALSQTRALPTEASQLMQLNIERGYQNFISLVAESRKKTPQEVDAIAQGHVWVGSDAKTNGLVDQLGDFDDAVKKAAELAKLEHYQLSWYSGEPAFLDTMFSQVRSSVYAMLPSALQAIVPAPVAQLAQTVRAQTSVLDALNDPQNRYALCLNCGDVR